A stretch of Capricornis sumatraensis isolate serow.1 chromosome 10, serow.2, whole genome shotgun sequence DNA encodes these proteins:
- the ANXA11 gene encoding annexin A11 isoform X2, with the protein MKTPVLFDAYEIKEAIKGAGTDEACLIEILASRSNEHIRELNRLYKTEFKKTLEEAIRSDTSGHFQRLLISLSQGNRDESTNVDMTLVQRDVQELYAAGENRLGTDESKFNAILCSRSRAHLVAVFNEYQRMTGRDIEKSICREMSGDLEQGMLAVVKCLKNTPAFFAERLNKAMRGAGTKDRTLIRIMVSRSEIDLLDIRAEYKRLYGKSLYHDITGDTSGDYRKILLKICGGND; encoded by the exons ATGAAGACTCCTGTCCTCTTTGATGCTTATGAGATAAAGGAAGCTATCAAG GGGGCGGGCACTGATGAAGCCTGCCTGATCGAGATCCTCGCCTCCCGCAGCAACGAGCACATCCGGGAGCTGAACAGACTCTACAAGACAG aattcaaaaagaccctggaggaggccattCGGAGCGACACGTCAGGACACTTCCAGCGGctcctcatctctctctctcag GGAAACCGGGATGAAAGCACAAACGTGGACATGACCCTCGTCCAGAGAGATGTGCAG GAGCTCTACGCAGCCGGGGAGAACCGCCTGGGAACAGATGAGTCCAAGTTCAATGCGATTCTGTGCTCCCGGAGCCGGGCCCACCTGGTGGCAG TTTTTAACGAGTATCAGAGAATGACAGGACGTGACATTGAGAAGAGCATCTGCCGGGAGATGTCTGGggacctggagcagggcatgcTGGCTGTGG TGAAATGTCTTAAGAATACCCCAGCCTTCTTTGCTGAAAGGCTCAACAAGGCCATGAGG GGAGCCGGAACCAAAGACCGGACCCTGATCCGCATCATGGTGTCTCGCAGCGAGATCGACCTCCTGGACATCAGAGCGGAGTATAAGCGGCTGTATGGCAAGTCGCTGTACCACGACATCACG GGAGACACTTCAGGGGATTACCGGAAGATTCTGCTGAAGATCTGTGGTGGCAACGACTGA
- the ANXA11 gene encoding annexin A11 isoform X1, protein MSYPGYPPPAGGYPPAAPGGGAWGGAGYPPPTMPPIGLDNVANYAGQFNQDYLSGVAANMSGTFGGASVPNLYPGAPGGGYPPVPPGSFGQPPPAQQPVPSYGMYPPPGGNPPSGMPSYPPYPGAPVPGQPMLPPGQQPPGAYPGQPPMTYPGQSPVPPPGQHPAPSYPGYSGSGTVTPAVSPAQFGNRGTITDASGFDPLRDAEVLRKAMKGFGTDEQAIIDCLGSRSNKQRQQILLSFKTAYGKDLIKDLKSELSGNFEKTILALMKTPVLFDAYEIKEAIKGAGTDEACLIEILASRSNEHIRELNRLYKTEFKKTLEEAIRSDTSGHFQRLLISLSQGNRDESTNVDMTLVQRDVQELYAAGENRLGTDESKFNAILCSRSRAHLVAVFNEYQRMTGRDIEKSICREMSGDLEQGMLAVVKCLKNTPAFFAERLNKAMRGAGTKDRTLIRIMVSRSEIDLLDIRAEYKRLYGKSLYHDITGDTSGDYRKILLKICGGND, encoded by the exons ATGAGCTACCCAGGCTACCCCCCGCCCGCAGGTGGCTACCCACCAGCTGCACCAG GTGGCGGTGCCTGGGGTGGTGCTGGCTACCCGCCACCCACCATGCCTCCCATTGGGCTGGATAATGTGGCCAACTACGCAGGGCAGTTCAACCAGGACTACCTCTCAGGAGTG GCAGCCAACATGTCCGGGACGTTTGGAGGAGCCAGCGTGCCAAACCTGTACCCGGGGGCCCCTGGCGGTGGTTACCCTCCAGTTCCCCCGGGGAGTTTCGGGCAGCCCCCTCCTGCTCAGCAGCCTGTTCCTTCATATGGAATGTACCCGCCCCCGGGAGGAAACCCACCCTCTGGGATGCCTTCATATCCGCCATACCCAGGGGCCCCTGTGCCAGGCCAGCCCATGTTGCCCCCTGGACAGCAGCCCCCAGGGGCCTACCCTGGACAACCGCCCATGACCTACCCCGGACAGTCACCAGTGCCACCTCCTGGGCAGCATCCGGCGCCGAGCTATCCAGGGTACTCGGGTTCTGGGACCGTCACCCCTGCCGTGTCCCCGGCCCAG TTTGGAAACCGAGGCACCATCACAGATGCATCTGGCTTTGACCCCCTGCGAGACGCTGAGGTCCTGCGGAAGGCCATGAAGGGCTTTG GGACCGACGAGCAGGCCATCATTGACTGCCTGGGTAGTCGCTCCAACAAGCAACGGCAGCAGATCCTCCTGTCCTTCAAGACAGCGTATGGGAAG GATTTGATCAAAGATCTGAAATCGGAACTGTCAGGAAACTTTGAGAAGACAATCTTAGCCCTGATGAAGACTCCTGTCCTCTTTGATGCTTATGAGATAAAGGAAGCTATCAAG GGGGCGGGCACTGATGAAGCCTGCCTGATCGAGATCCTCGCCTCCCGCAGCAACGAGCACATCCGGGAGCTGAACAGACTCTACAAGACAG aattcaaaaagaccctggaggaggccattCGGAGCGACACGTCAGGACACTTCCAGCGGctcctcatctctctctctcag GGAAACCGGGATGAAAGCACAAACGTGGACATGACCCTCGTCCAGAGAGATGTGCAG GAGCTCTACGCAGCCGGGGAGAACCGCCTGGGAACAGATGAGTCCAAGTTCAATGCGATTCTGTGCTCCCGGAGCCGGGCCCACCTGGTGGCAG TTTTTAACGAGTATCAGAGAATGACAGGACGTGACATTGAGAAGAGCATCTGCCGGGAGATGTCTGGggacctggagcagggcatgcTGGCTGTGG TGAAATGTCTTAAGAATACCCCAGCCTTCTTTGCTGAAAGGCTCAACAAGGCCATGAGG GGAGCCGGAACCAAAGACCGGACCCTGATCCGCATCATGGTGTCTCGCAGCGAGATCGACCTCCTGGACATCAGAGCGGAGTATAAGCGGCTGTATGGCAAGTCGCTGTACCACGACATCACG GGAGACACTTCAGGGGATTACCGGAAGATTCTGCTGAAGATCTGTGGTGGCAACGACTGA